One region of Halohasta litchfieldiae genomic DNA includes:
- a CDS encoding metallophosphoesterase — MEDIAFRDRAVYLPATETLVVADLHIGREAAANVSAPLGERGDLLDRLSTLRSAFEPAQIVFAGDLLHSFSTVPDGVAETVDQLYQDCVDDGASVVAIEGNHDQLLDTVWPRSVDSAVKLDDGTVICHGHEEPELSGTRYLIGHDHPAITIEGVKRPCCCVDASGYRDSELIVLPAFTRLAGGVELNHAQASTLQSPLITSVDSLQPIVWDHDRQNALEFPPLGEFRRLL, encoded by the coding sequence GTGGAGGACATCGCGTTCCGAGATCGAGCGGTCTATCTCCCAGCAACCGAGACGCTCGTGGTGGCCGATCTCCATATCGGCCGCGAGGCGGCCGCGAACGTCTCGGCACCACTTGGCGAGCGCGGCGACCTGCTGGATCGGCTGTCGACGCTCCGTTCAGCGTTCGAACCCGCACAGATCGTGTTTGCGGGTGATCTACTTCACAGTTTTTCGACGGTTCCCGATGGAGTCGCCGAGACAGTCGACCAGCTGTATCAGGACTGTGTCGACGATGGAGCCAGTGTGGTCGCTATCGAAGGAAATCATGACCAACTGCTGGATACCGTCTGGCCCCGGTCCGTCGACTCGGCAGTCAAACTCGACGACGGGACCGTCATCTGCCACGGACACGAGGAACCAGAACTGAGCGGAACGCGGTATCTCATCGGCCACGACCATCCTGCAATTACGATTGAGGGGGTCAAACGACCCTGTTGCTGTGTCGACGCCTCCGGCTACCGCGATAGTGAACTGATCGTGCTCCCCGCGTTTACGCGACTGGCCGGTGGCGTCGAACTCAACCACGCGCAGGCGTCGACGCTGCAGTCACCACTGATTACGTCGGTCGACTCCCTCCAGCCGATTGTTTGGGACCACGACCGTCAGAACGCACTCGAATTCCCCCCGCTTGGTGAGTTCCGTCGACTGCTCTGA
- a CDS encoding NAD(P)-dependent alcohol dehydrogenase, translating to MRAARLHEYTDDMSNGLSIDEVDKPQVQHSDDVIVEVEGAGWCQTDNHIIEGMWEQYVPQPLPMTLGHENAGTVVEVGEEVQLVSEGDQVICHPVQTCGTCRPCRQGETMYCENDAFNGLTTDGGFADELHTSERSVIPLPDSIDPADIAPHADAGITAYHAAKKAVAGLNPGDAAVVIGIGGLGHIGLQCVDSMSAADIIAVDVKQSARDLADELGAHYTVDPKSENVADAIGDITDGTGAAQVLDFVGADETTALAPDICAAGGDHHIIGYGGHIHEPAQALVNGEFSFVGNIVGRYAELQELVALVEREAVDLHTTRYDLGDINEVAEKLEHGEIEGRAVITP from the coding sequence ATGCGCGCAGCTAGACTCCACGAGTATACGGATGACATGTCGAATGGGCTATCAATTGACGAGGTCGACAAACCACAGGTACAGCACAGCGACGACGTCATCGTCGAGGTCGAAGGGGCAGGGTGGTGTCAGACTGACAATCATATCATCGAGGGAATGTGGGAACAGTACGTTCCCCAGCCGCTCCCGATGACACTGGGCCACGAGAACGCCGGAACCGTCGTCGAGGTCGGCGAGGAGGTCCAGTTGGTCTCGGAGGGCGACCAAGTAATCTGCCATCCGGTCCAGACCTGTGGCACCTGCCGGCCCTGCCGGCAGGGCGAGACGATGTACTGTGAGAACGACGCGTTCAACGGCCTCACCACCGATGGGGGGTTCGCCGACGAACTCCACACGAGCGAGCGGTCGGTCATCCCGCTGCCCGATAGCATCGACCCGGCCGACATCGCGCCGCACGCCGACGCGGGGATCACCGCCTACCACGCCGCAAAGAAGGCCGTCGCTGGGCTCAACCCCGGTGATGCCGCGGTCGTCATCGGTATCGGCGGCCTCGGCCACATTGGCCTGCAGTGTGTCGACTCGATGAGCGCCGCGGACATCATCGCGGTAGATGTCAAGCAGTCCGCCCGTGACCTCGCCGACGAGTTGGGCGCACACTACACCGTCGACCCCAAAAGCGAGAATGTCGCCGACGCCATCGGCGATATCACCGACGGGACCGGCGCAGCCCAAGTGCTCGATTTCGTCGGGGCCGACGAGACGACAGCGCTGGCGCCCGACATCTGTGCGGCCGGTGGCGACCACCACATCATCGGCTACGGCGGCCACATCCACGAACCCGCACAGGCGCTGGTCAACGGCGAGTTTTCCTTCGTCGGCAACATCGTCGGTCGCTACGCCGAACTCCAGGAACTGGTCGCGCTGGTCGAACGCGAAGCCGTCGACCTGCACACCACTCGCTACGATCTCGGCGATATCAACGAGGTTGCCGAAAAACTGGAACACGGCGAGATCGAAGGCCGGGCCGTAATCACCCCCTAA
- a CDS encoding NAD(P)/FAD-dependent oxidoreductase — protein MSRSVVVVGGGVAGLVAARHLAEGGADVTVYEQRETVGGRVRSRQTKGCTLDYGFQVLFTAYPAVRRELDLDALDLRAFKPGAVIARPGQRSVLSDPLRDPNAAVESLTNPEVPMVDKLRTLALRRDLSVREYESLFERPDSSIRASLREWGFSERYLSNFIAPFYGGITLDRSLGTSKRVFEYTFKALSEGRTVVPAGGMGEIGRQLADSAEAAGATIETGHAVTELKPKRRHAVVVTDEDRRAVDAVVVATPPTVAARLTGNDDIPTEGIGCVTQHYRLPDGPPLDTGKRLLLNAAGTKPNTIVPISEVAPEYTSGDDLLLNATFLDEDLFDTSSKRLAELTREALDSWYPERSFEDLELLETDRIPFAQFAQPPGVHDSLPDVRDGGRRTYLAGEYTEWSSIQGAMKSGREAANAVLEDL, from the coding sequence ATGAGTCGTTCAGTTGTCGTTGTCGGCGGCGGCGTTGCCGGACTCGTTGCGGCACGACATCTTGCCGAGGGAGGAGCGGACGTGACCGTCTACGAGCAACGGGAGACTGTCGGTGGCCGCGTGCGGTCCCGACAGACGAAGGGCTGTACCCTCGACTACGGGTTTCAAGTCCTGTTTACCGCCTATCCCGCAGTCCGCCGCGAGTTGGATCTCGACGCTCTCGACCTCCGAGCGTTCAAACCCGGAGCCGTGATCGCTCGTCCCGGCCAGCGGTCCGTACTCTCCGATCCGCTCCGTGATCCGAACGCCGCCGTCGAGAGCCTGACAAACCCCGAGGTCCCGATGGTCGACAAGCTCCGGACCCTCGCACTACGTCGGGATCTCTCGGTTCGAGAGTACGAATCCCTGTTTGAGCGTCCCGACAGCTCGATCAGGGCGTCGCTCCGGGAGTGGGGCTTTTCCGAACGCTATCTGTCGAACTTCATCGCGCCCTTCTACGGCGGGATCACCCTTGACCGCTCGCTCGGTACCTCCAAACGCGTCTTCGAGTACACGTTTAAAGCACTCAGCGAGGGCCGGACTGTGGTCCCCGCGGGCGGAATGGGCGAAATCGGTCGACAGCTCGCCGACAGCGCCGAGGCCGCGGGTGCAACCATCGAGACCGGTCACGCAGTGACCGAACTCAAACCGAAGCGTCGACACGCGGTCGTTGTCACCGACGAGGACCGGCGGGCAGTCGACGCGGTTGTCGTCGCTACCCCGCCGACGGTCGCCGCGAGACTCACCGGCAACGACGACATACCAACCGAGGGGATCGGCTGTGTCACTCAGCACTACCGTCTCCCTGACGGTCCACCGCTCGATACCGGCAAGCGACTGCTGTTGAACGCTGCTGGAACCAAGCCGAACACTATCGTCCCGATCTCAGAGGTCGCTCCCGAGTACACCTCCGGCGACGATCTCCTTTTGAACGCGACGTTCCTCGACGAGGATCTGTTCGATACGTCGAGTAAGCGATTGGCCGAACTCACCCGCGAGGCGCTCGACTCGTGGTATCCCGAACGGAGTTTCGAGGACCTCGAACTGCTCGAAACCGACCGGATTCCGTTTGCCCAGTTCGCCCAGCCGCCGGGAGTTCACGACTCGCTGCCCGACGTCCGGGATGGTGGTCGACGGACCTATCTCGCTGGTGAGTACACCGAATGGTCATCGATTCAGGGCGCGATGAAAAGCGGCCGCGAGGCCGCAAACGCGGTGTTAGAAGATCTATAA
- a CDS encoding alpha/beta hydrolase, which translates to MDSSPTRRRTLQLGGTAIAAGLAGCLGEEPPEGTLDFDGLDRIDESTLPKKQKYATSDRPFPTYRRYDADDADTVVVLLHSAGFDSRLLQPLATAISEANVAHVVTPDLRGHGSDPKTRGDIDYIGQYEADLQYLIRNLGKAYPDANVVIGGHGTGGGIAVRFASGSYGSLVDGYLLLAPYLGRKTSTTRRALGGWANFYTDRIVMLRVFTGFGLESYSDMTTVEFDIPESVRDGTRTPAHTYRLMVSYTPQEDDVSEMAAVPCLTVVGTADETAHPDAYEPLFASHTDAGVELVDDASHLDVVLTDVAIDPIVDWLGGI; encoded by the coding sequence ATGGACTCTTCGCCGACGCGACGGCGAACGTTACAGCTCGGCGGCACAGCTATCGCTGCTGGGCTTGCTGGCTGTCTCGGTGAGGAGCCGCCCGAGGGAACGTTAGATTTCGACGGGCTGGATCGAATTGACGAGTCGACGCTGCCGAAAAAACAAAAATACGCCACATCGGATCGGCCGTTCCCGACATATCGGCGGTACGACGCCGACGATGCCGACACAGTGGTTGTGCTCCTCCATTCCGCAGGATTTGATAGTCGACTGCTGCAGCCACTGGCCACTGCGATCTCCGAGGCAAACGTTGCACATGTTGTGACGCCGGACCTGCGGGGCCACGGTTCCGATCCCAAAACACGTGGCGATATCGATTACATTGGTCAGTATGAAGCGGATCTTCAATACCTGATACGGAACCTCGGAAAGGCGTATCCCGATGCGAACGTCGTCATCGGCGGTCATGGAACCGGCGGCGGGATCGCCGTTCGATTCGCCTCCGGATCGTACGGCAGCCTCGTCGACGGCTATCTCCTGTTGGCACCCTATCTCGGCCGAAAGACGTCGACCACACGGAGGGCACTCGGCGGCTGGGCGAATTTCTATACGGATCGGATCGTCATGCTGCGTGTGTTCACCGGATTCGGGCTTGAGAGCTACAGCGATATGACAACTGTCGAGTTTGATATACCCGAGTCCGTTCGTGACGGGACCAGAACACCTGCACACACCTACCGGCTCATGGTGTCGTACACGCCACAGGAAGACGATGTCAGTGAGATGGCTGCTGTCCCCTGTCTCACGGTCGTCGGCACGGCCGACGAAACGGCCCATCCCGACGCCTATGAGCCACTGTTTGCTAGCCATACCGACGCCGGAGTCGAACTCGTCGACGATGCCTCGCATCTCGATGTTGTCCTCACCGACGTCGCCATCGACCCAATCGTCGACTGGCTCGGTGGAATCTGA
- a CDS encoding threonine synthase, whose protein sequence is MKLSAGFEGLTCTDCGSVVAHTVDQGCPDCEGPLEPTYDYDEIDPDDCFGPSTTGSGQWQFDALLPFQRDSAITAAEGSTPLVPADRLASELDVDEVYIKDEGRNPTGTVYDRGMSLAVTALSGHDDLSTLEPLALASTGNSGQSAAAYVGRLGVRSYAFVPSRSAFSNKAMINVHGGQMRVVGGRYSDAADAVDDQLATDYYSLQEFTTPYRHEGAKTVAFELYADLGELPDVLFVPTSTGELVAGIAKGFHELTEIGLTEETPTLVAVQPTSCCPITAAFDRGLETPEPWTHPDTIIGELEVPDPAGGGQAVAALRQHDGGVVTVDDSDSLDAATTVAQHEVIEMGAAGGAAAAGAWNWSEAGEFDGDETVVVLNTESGVKTPDILRSHLMGQGV, encoded by the coding sequence ATGAAACTGAGTGCAGGTTTTGAGGGACTCACATGCACTGACTGCGGGTCGGTCGTTGCCCACACTGTCGACCAGGGGTGCCCGGATTGCGAGGGCCCGCTGGAGCCAACCTACGACTACGATGAGATCGACCCGGACGACTGCTTCGGTCCCTCAACGACTGGCTCCGGACAGTGGCAGTTCGACGCCCTCCTCCCGTTTCAGCGCGACAGCGCCATCACGGCCGCCGAGGGGTCGACACCGCTTGTTCCTGCCGACCGGCTGGCCAGTGAACTGGACGTCGACGAGGTCTACATCAAAGACGAGGGCCGGAACCCGACCGGCACCGTCTACGACCGGGGGATGAGCCTCGCGGTGACCGCGCTCAGCGGCCACGACGACCTCTCGACACTCGAACCGCTCGCACTCGCCTCGACCGGCAACAGCGGCCAGTCGGCTGCGGCCTACGTCGGTCGACTCGGCGTTCGATCCTACGCCTTCGTCCCCTCGCGGTCGGCGTTCTCCAACAAGGCGATGATCAACGTCCACGGCGGCCAGATGCGAGTCGTCGGTGGCCGGTACTCCGATGCCGCCGACGCGGTCGACGACCAGTTAGCGACCGACTACTACTCGCTACAGGAGTTTACCACCCCATACCGCCACGAAGGGGCCAAAACAGTTGCCTTCGAGCTGTATGCTGATCTCGGCGAGCTACCCGATGTGTTGTTCGTGCCCACGAGTACGGGTGAACTCGTCGCTGGCATCGCCAAAGGATTCCATGAGCTAACCGAGATCGGTCTCACCGAGGAAACGCCAACTCTCGTTGCCGTTCAGCCGACCAGTTGTTGCCCGATTACAGCCGCCTTCGACCGCGGCCTAGAGACGCCCGAGCCATGGACGCATCCCGATACAATCATCGGCGAGCTCGAGGTTCCCGATCCAGCCGGTGGTGGGCAGGCAGTTGCGGCGCTCCGCCAGCACGATGGTGGCGTGGTCACCGTCGACGACAGCGACAGTCTCGATGCGGCGACGACAGTCGCCCAACACGAGGTGATCGAGATGGGTGCGGCGGGTGGCGCGGCCGCCGCGGGCGCGTGGAACTGGTCGGAAGCCGGCGAGTTCGACGGCGACGAGACAGTCGTCGTCCTCAACACCGAGTCCGGGGTCAAAACGCCGGACATCTTGCGGAGTCACTTGATGGGCCAAGGCGTCTGA
- a CDS encoding metal-dependent transcriptional regulator, translating into MFSDVMEDYLKAIYVLQAEGDPPVSTSAIAEYLDKTPPTVTSMVGKLEDHGLVDREKYKGVELTTEGETVALEVIRHHRLLETYLTEQLDYSWSEVHEEADRLEHHISEEFERRVAEALDYPTVDPHGDPIPNADLTPLGEDESIRLSEFAEDDHVIVTRVSDRNDEELSYLEDAGITPGTELVIVDIAPFGMVTVRTPDDREQSLPESVARSIRVEPAVEETA; encoded by the coding sequence ATGTTTAGCGACGTGATGGAGGACTATCTGAAGGCGATTTACGTGCTTCAGGCCGAGGGTGATCCGCCCGTTTCGACCTCGGCAATCGCGGAGTATCTGGACAAAACGCCGCCAACAGTGACCAGCATGGTCGGCAAGCTCGAAGACCACGGGCTGGTCGACCGCGAGAAGTACAAGGGCGTCGAGCTCACGACCGAAGGCGAAACCGTCGCCCTTGAAGTGATCCGCCATCATCGTCTGCTGGAAACCTATCTCACCGAACAGCTCGACTACTCCTGGAGCGAAGTCCACGAGGAGGCCGACCGGCTTGAACACCACATCTCCGAGGAGTTCGAACGCCGCGTCGCCGAGGCACTCGACTACCCCACGGTCGACCCCCATGGCGATCCGATCCCGAACGCGGATCTCACACCACTCGGCGAAGACGAGTCGATACGGCTCAGCGAGTTTGCGGAAGACGACCACGTCATCGTTACCCGTGTCAGCGACCGCAACGACGAGGAACTCTCGTATCTCGAAGACGCAGGTATTACGCCGGGCACTGAACTCGTGATCGTCGACATCGCTCCCTTCGGGATGGTCACCGTCCGGACACCCGACGACCGCGAACAGAGCCTCCCCGAGTCGGTTGCGCGCTCGATTCGTGTCGAACCGGCGGTCGAAGAGACTGCCTGA